The DNA region TCCTTTTTGCTGCCCCAAGTTCCTCTGTGATCTTGTTTAAAACCCTGCTTTCTGTAACTAGTCACTAAGTGCCTCTTCCTGGTGTCCTGCACACAACCAGGGAGCTCCAGCAATACGGAACCTGCATAGGGGTCACTGAACTAAGATGCTTCGTAATATCGAGTAtttgagggggagggaaaaaaaaatcgttcCAGTCATTTTAAATCAGGCAGCCAAAAATGAGCTAACACATAGAACCTGGCTTGGGACAGCAACAAGGTTACAGCCACTTGTCTTTCCCACCCTCCACCTCAGTCTGCCTCAAAATGTCACACTGCAAAATAGTCAGGCGGGTTTGGCTGTCTTTGCAGTGGAAACGGGAATGTCACCCGCTGCTCCAAATGAAATAATTCTTGCAGCGTTGGTCAGATGCACTTCCCCGTGCACCTCAGGAATAACCCTCACCTCAGCGAGAAATGCCGTCTGAAGGCTCAGGAAGCAGCCAGCGACTCTGTCTTCAGAACATGATGCAGAAATAAGACATCGGGCCACATCCTGAGCAAGAAAATAACATAATGAGCAATGTGGCAGAAGGTGAAACGATCAGCCTCCAGAGCAGATGCTCCACACAGCTAGAATGCGACAGGAATCATCACCCAGGCAGAGGAATCGCCTCCTGTTGGATCTGTAAGCCCAATTCATCTTTACTAGCAACAGACACATCAACAGGATTATTACAGGAGGTAAATCCTCGCTGCTAGACACCGTGGAgagctgaaaatgaaatgaatgtgTCAGGGTCAGAGTATCCCAACCCTCAGCCCCAGCTCTCTTCTCACCACTCGGCTTTCATGCTCTCTCCTGGTTATATACAGACCCTTCTGCCTCCTAATGGAGAAATTTTGACTCCTCACCCACTTGCCCCCAAATCAACAGTCCTGGGAACAGCAAGGAAACAGGTATGTGTGCTCCCGATATCCAGATTGGTATCATGGCTAAAAAAACCCCAATTCTTTCCTAAATATCACCACAGCACTGACACTATTCTATTCCTCAGACACTGAGTCACCAAATCCATCCACTTTCattcaggggaagaaaaaagtaatCACGGAGAAGAACGAATACGACAGCAGGTTTTATTTATAACGGCAGCATTTGAGGATCTGTGTAATAAAGGACAGCACGAGACACATGACTGCGAGCAAAGCAGAAGAGAACCGGCTAACACAACCAGGGCAGCCTCAGCACGCAAAGCCCCTGCCAAAAACTTAACTAATATTCGGAGACCAGTGACCAGAAACGGAGATGCCTTTGGGTGGCTCCGTCAGCCTCTGTCTGAGCAAGCGCTGCACCAGATTGTATTACCCAGCTCCGCTGAGCAGTGCTGGGTCGAACACTTTGTAATGGAGGTAGCTCAGCTTCTCCGAACGCGTGCGTTTGAGCAGAGGAAACCATTCCCAGAAGGGCAGCTCAACCACCACATATCCTAGCTGCCGGAGCTGCCTTCTTTTCAAACTGTGCAGTCCCAAGAGCCGCTTGGAGCAGTAGCAATAGTGGTTTCGGTTGGACACCTGAATAGCTAGTTTCAGCTCTCGAGGTTGCTGATTCAGCCCAGGAGAAAGGGGGGTTTCAAGAGACCTCTGTGATTGAGGCCAAACTTTCAACCCGGCACCCGTGACAGAAGCTCCATCTGGAAACACAGTGCGACCCCCAGTGCAGGGAGCCTGTGCTTCTTCCGCCCTCTCCTGACCACAAGCCTTGGCTTCGTTTTCCACTTCCACGGGAGACTGGCTATTAGATCTGCCTTTTATAAGCTGAGTCAGTAAGTCATCTGTTAGATTAACTCCGATGTCTTTTAGTTTTTTATCTGCAGTAGCACCTTTGAGGTTGAAAGGGATGGGATGTCCATCCACGGCCAAATGAACCTCCAGATCACTCGATCTGGTGTGAGGCAAAAGCATGTGGCTTTTCACATACTCGGGGCCACCTAACATGCTCTCAAGAAGGGATACAGCTTCCATGATTTCAGGCCGGACATAGATTTCCTCCTTGGCAAAATTTAAAACCATCTCAGTAAACTCTTCATAAAGGTGAGGTGAAAGGCGGCTGCCTTTGTAAGCTGGGCACTCAATTTCAACACTCTTGCCAAGGGTGAACAGGTCCTTTCTGAGATCGTATTTACTCTCTCTTGTTTTCCGGACAAACTCATCGTTCAAAGCATAGTCTATCAGCTCAGCTGGAAAGCGCTGGACAAATGCCAGGCCAAGTAAACCAGTAAGAAGGTGCTCTGGAAACTTCTCAAACTCATGGAGTTTTCTATGCATTTGCTCTATGAGACTGGAGTAAAACTGTTCCTCGTTTGGAGGCTCATACTCCAGGCATCCAAAAGACCACAAGAACTTGGCAGCATCTTTGCTTCGGCAATAAGTCACCTTGGAAGGCAATGACATGGCCACAGCAGCCAAAATGTCTTCGTCATAGTAGTGTAGGGATGAACAGGTAAGAGCGATGTGCATGATGCCCTGGATGTTTATCATAGGAATCCGAGGGGGAATAACTTTTCCAAGTTTCTTCAGGAGCGGCAAGTGATCTATGCGAGCGTAGCGGAGCATTTTAAGTACATTCACTAAAGCGTAACTGCTCATGTCTTCCATCTGGAGGGAGACCCTGTCTCCAATTTTTCTCATGACATGGTCAGAGACATCGCTGTTTGACTTGAAGAGCCCTAAGCAAATAGCACCCACCTCCTCCAAGGTGAAGGAATCAAAGTACTTCCAGATCAAGCTCTCCAGCTTCTGCATTAAGTCTGTGGGCGACTTCCGGCCTTCGCCTATGATATAAAACAGCTGAACAAACTGGGGCAAGGTGAGGTCTTTCCAATGCAGATTGGCATAGCTGAACAAAATGCTCAAATAGGAAGGCACGCTACGCTCCAGGCAGCGCCAGCAATCAGCCACCAGCAGCAGCTGGTCCAGGTTCATATCCCACACCCGCCGGCAGAATTCATTCTCGTACGCGTTCAGCATCGGGTGGGTGGGTGGAACAACTAAACGAACAAAAGCCTTTAAAATATCAATGAGTTCTGATGTGCTGAACAACTGGATGCTTTCAACAGCACAGctacacagcctattaaacctgGGGTCAGACCTCAACACTAC from Apteryx mantelli isolate bAptMan1 chromosome 5, bAptMan1.hap1, whole genome shotgun sequence includes:
- the LOC106484934 gene encoding FAST kinase domain-containing protein 5, mitochondrial isoform X1, encoding MATVLICRRFPGLGRVTAFSTTTKCKAESGSSERKQKKEETPEAANTATEPAATIRLLNPSGYRVLYNPSAYAKSRAASQQHAARNRGQALDSAFSSAGTAQVQSTFSTTSSQASPTIRNALPNPKFKPLLEQTLSARPSAAQAKEKAEMEKTEMHDSKEDPRVFQKGRPEYLSLSYNKFELIEALPLEAGDSILHSITVCKDNQSPESITDYFRKLSCLPVEQHVVLRSDPRFNRLCSCAVESIQLFSTSELIDILKAFVRLVVPPTHPMLNAYENEFCRRVWDMNLDQLLLVADCWRCLERSVPSYLSILFSYANLHWKDLTLPQFVQLFYIIGEGRKSPTDLMQKLESLIWKYFDSFTLEEVGAICLGLFKSNSDVSDHVMRKIGDRVSLQMEDMSSYALVNVLKMLRYARIDHLPLLKKLGKVIPPRIPMINIQGIMHIALTCSSLHYYDEDILAAVAMSLPSKVTYCRSKDAAKFLWSFGCLEYEPPNEEQFYSSLIEQMHRKLHEFEKFPEHLLTGLLGLAFVQRFPAELIDYALNDEFVRKTRESKYDLRKDLFTLGKSVEIECPAYKGSRLSPHLYEEFTEMVLNFAKEEIYVRPEIMEAVSLLESMLGGPEYVKSHMLLPHTRSSDLEVHLAVDGHPIPFNLKGATADKKLKDIGVNLTDDLLTQLIKGRSNSQSPVEVENEAKACGQERAEEAQAPCTGGRTVFPDGASVTGAGLKVWPQSQRSLETPLSPGLNQQPRELKLAIQVSNRNHYCYCSKRLLGLHSLKRRQLRQLGYVVVELPFWEWFPLLKRTRSEKLSYLHYKVFDPALLSGAG